From a single Arachnia propionica genomic region:
- a CDS encoding class C sortase: MTWLAAACALTGIVLLSYTPAASWLSQYQQSRLIDTYNDSLRKEEQATGNETGHAAAGEALTAARAYNEELRAGAIVAPNANVPRSAAETSGNEYHKLLNGPADIMARIRIPSIDVDLPVYHGTSDLTLLRGAGHLQGTSLPVGGESTHSVITAHRGLAEATMFTNLDRMRSGDIFTIEVMGEVLVYEVRQTQVVAPEEQEALYPQEGRDLLTLVTCTPLGVNTHRILVTGERVIPTPQEEVDRALQDSDLPRFPWWLFLSGGGGVAVVGYLWLAGRRDARLHQVTVSAGTERAEETADPEITDTPGDECLAVEHEETNVGDQETPSQYEEPMDDQDDGESTGKADNLDG, from the coding sequence ATGACATGGCTGGCCGCGGCGTGCGCGCTGACGGGAATCGTGCTTCTCAGCTACACCCCGGCTGCCTCATGGCTTTCCCAGTATCAGCAGTCACGGTTGATAGACACCTACAACGACTCACTGCGCAAAGAGGAACAGGCAACAGGGAACGAAACGGGGCATGCAGCGGCCGGAGAGGCCCTGACGGCGGCCAGGGCGTACAACGAAGAACTCAGGGCTGGAGCGATTGTCGCCCCGAATGCCAACGTGCCCCGGAGCGCAGCGGAAACCAGCGGAAATGAGTACCACAAACTTCTCAACGGTCCTGCAGACATCATGGCCCGGATCCGGATCCCGAGTATTGACGTCGATCTTCCCGTCTACCACGGCACCTCTGATCTGACGCTGCTTCGCGGCGCCGGACATCTACAAGGCACATCCCTCCCGGTGGGTGGTGAATCCACCCATTCCGTCATCACGGCCCACCGCGGCCTCGCCGAGGCCACCATGTTCACCAACCTGGACAGGATGCGCTCCGGGGACATCTTCACCATCGAGGTGATGGGTGAGGTACTGGTCTACGAGGTGCGTCAGACGCAGGTGGTAGCGCCCGAGGAGCAGGAGGCCCTGTACCCGCAGGAGGGCCGCGACCTGTTGACCCTGGTCACCTGCACCCCGCTCGGAGTCAACACCCACCGGATCCTCGTCACCGGGGAGCGGGTGATCCCGACCCCGCAGGAGGAAGTTGACAGGGCGCTGCAGGATTCCGATCTTCCACGCTTCCCGTGGTGGCTCTTCCTGTCCGGAGGCGGTGGCGTCGCCGTTGTCGGCTATCTTTGGCTCGCTGGCCGCCGGGATGCCCGGCTCCACCAGGTCACGGTCTCAGCAGGGACAGAAAGGGCGGAGGAAACCGCTGACCCGGAAATCACCGACACGCCCGGGGATGAATGCCTTGCTGTGGAACACGAAGAAACGAACGTCGGCGATCAGGAAACCCCCTCACAATATGAGGAACCCATGGACGATCAAGACGATGGGGAATCAACCGGGAAAGCGGATAACCTCGACGGGTGA
- the metH gene encoding methionine synthase has product MGTMLQAQGDLDLQRDFQGLEGCNEVLNITRPDVVSAVHRAYLEAGSDCVETNTFGTNLAALAEYGIVDRLAELASAGARIARATADEFSDKPRFVLGSVGPGTKLPSLGHVAFAEIRDAYQAQVEAMIAGGIDAVQIETCQDLLQAKAAVIATKRARTRLGVDLPILVNVTVETTGTMLLGSEIGAARSTLEALGVDVIGLNCATGPAEMSEHLRYLSRNASCGIGAMPNAGLPELTPEGAVYPLGPDALADALAGFLDDYRLCVIGGCCGTTPDHIRLLAERFGGREVRPREITTERTCSSLYVEVPFHQDLSYLNIGERTNANGSKAFREAMLAGNIDDCVEIAKGQARDGAHVLDLCVDYVGRDGISDMEELAGRLSTAVTLPIVLDSTEPQVLQAGLEKLAGRCVINSVNYEDGDGPTSRFARVMPLVAEHGAAVVALTIDEEGQARTAEWKLRVASRLIDELTGTWGMDIGDILVDCLTFPIATGQEETRRDGIETIEAIRELKRRYPGVRTTLGVSNVSFGLNPAARMVLNSVFLHECVAAGLDSAIVHSAKIIPMDRIPEEQRKVALDLVWDRRREGYDPLTRFLELFEGVTAASVRASRAAELAALPLAERLQRRIIDGEAKGLEADLDEALTGKAALEIINEDLLAGMKVVGELFGSGQMQLPFVLQSAEVMKTAVSHLEPHIDKVEGSSGKGTLVLATVRGDVHDIGKNLVDIIVSNNGYTVINIGIKQPIQAIIDAAETSGADAIGMSGLLVKSTLVMKDNLAELNRLGLAEKYPVLLGGAALTRAFVEHDLNDMFDGEVRYAKDAFEGLALMDAVMAVKQGVPGAKLPEPKKRRYKKAEVVEQQEIDTRRSDDVERRIDVPTPPFWGTRLVKGLPVADVAQWLDHRATFLGRWGLKPVKGGPGYEELVATEGLPRLRMWLDRITTEQLANFSVVYGYFPVHSEGNTLIVGDPDDPSQELTRLDFPRQRRDSRLCLADFFRDADEARELGPDVLEMQLVTMGAEVARGTQQLFESNRYREYLELHGLSVQLTEALAEFWHHRVRVELGFAAEESTVDAAIRDQAYRGSRYSFGYPACPNMEDRRKLVTLLRPERIGVELSEELQLHPEQSTDAMVVHHPQAKYFNAN; this is encoded by the coding sequence ATGGGCACCATGCTGCAGGCCCAGGGTGATCTCGATCTCCAACGCGACTTTCAGGGCCTCGAAGGGTGCAACGAGGTCCTGAATATCACCCGGCCAGACGTAGTTTCGGCAGTGCACCGCGCCTACCTAGAGGCAGGTTCCGACTGCGTGGAAACCAACACCTTCGGCACCAACCTTGCCGCGCTCGCCGAGTACGGCATCGTGGATCGTTTGGCGGAACTGGCCAGCGCTGGGGCACGCATTGCCCGGGCGACAGCCGACGAATTCAGCGACAAACCACGCTTCGTACTCGGCTCGGTTGGTCCCGGAACGAAACTCCCCAGCCTAGGGCACGTCGCCTTCGCCGAGATCCGAGACGCCTACCAGGCCCAGGTGGAGGCCATGATTGCGGGCGGCATTGACGCCGTGCAGATCGAAACCTGCCAGGATCTCCTGCAGGCCAAGGCAGCGGTGATCGCCACGAAACGCGCCCGGACCAGACTCGGGGTGGATCTACCGATTCTCGTCAACGTCACCGTCGAAACCACCGGCACCATGCTGCTCGGTTCCGAGATCGGAGCGGCCCGCTCCACCCTGGAGGCCCTCGGCGTCGACGTGATCGGATTGAACTGCGCCACAGGGCCGGCCGAGATGAGCGAACACCTCAGGTATCTGTCGCGCAACGCGTCCTGCGGCATCGGCGCCATGCCCAACGCGGGCCTGCCCGAACTGACCCCAGAAGGCGCGGTCTACCCGCTCGGCCCCGATGCGCTGGCGGATGCCCTGGCCGGTTTCCTGGATGACTACAGGTTGTGCGTGATCGGTGGCTGCTGCGGAACCACTCCCGACCACATCCGGCTGCTTGCGGAACGCTTCGGGGGCCGCGAGGTGCGCCCCCGCGAGATCACGACGGAGCGAACCTGCTCGTCGCTGTACGTGGAAGTGCCGTTTCACCAGGACCTCAGCTATCTCAACATCGGGGAACGCACCAACGCGAACGGCTCCAAAGCCTTTCGGGAAGCGATGCTGGCCGGCAATATCGACGACTGCGTGGAGATCGCAAAGGGCCAGGCGCGCGACGGCGCACACGTGCTGGACCTGTGCGTCGACTACGTCGGCCGTGACGGCATCAGCGACATGGAGGAATTGGCCGGGAGACTGTCCACGGCAGTGACCCTGCCGATCGTGCTGGATTCCACCGAACCGCAGGTCCTCCAGGCAGGTTTGGAGAAGCTCGCCGGACGCTGCGTGATCAACTCCGTCAACTACGAGGACGGCGACGGCCCCACATCCCGTTTCGCCCGCGTCATGCCGCTGGTGGCGGAACACGGTGCCGCCGTGGTTGCCCTGACCATCGACGAGGAGGGACAGGCCCGCACCGCCGAGTGGAAACTGCGGGTTGCCTCGCGCCTGATTGACGAGCTGACCGGGACTTGGGGCATGGACATCGGCGACATCCTTGTCGACTGCCTGACCTTCCCGATCGCCACCGGGCAGGAGGAAACCCGCCGTGACGGCATCGAGACCATTGAGGCGATCCGCGAGCTGAAGCGCCGCTACCCGGGGGTGCGGACCACGCTCGGGGTCTCGAATGTTTCTTTCGGGCTCAATCCCGCGGCCCGGATGGTGCTGAATTCGGTGTTCCTGCACGAATGCGTTGCCGCCGGACTGGACTCGGCCATCGTGCACTCGGCGAAGATCATCCCGATGGACCGCATCCCCGAGGAGCAGCGTAAGGTGGCCCTCGACCTGGTCTGGGATCGCCGCCGCGAAGGCTACGACCCGCTGACCCGCTTCCTGGAACTGTTCGAGGGGGTCACGGCCGCTTCTGTGCGGGCTTCCCGGGCCGCTGAACTGGCCGCCCTACCTTTGGCAGAGCGGCTGCAGCGCCGCATCATCGACGGGGAAGCAAAGGGGCTCGAGGCTGACCTGGACGAGGCCCTGACCGGCAAGGCTGCCCTCGAGATCATCAACGAGGACCTGTTGGCCGGCATGAAGGTGGTCGGTGAACTCTTTGGGTCCGGACAGATGCAGCTTCCGTTCGTGCTCCAGTCCGCCGAGGTCATGAAAACCGCCGTCTCCCATTTGGAGCCGCACATCGACAAGGTGGAGGGCAGCAGCGGAAAGGGCACCCTGGTGCTCGCCACGGTGCGGGGGGACGTCCACGACATCGGCAAGAATCTCGTCGACATCATCGTCAGCAACAACGGCTACACCGTCATCAACATCGGCATCAAACAACCGATCCAGGCCATCATCGACGCCGCCGAAACCAGCGGGGCAGATGCCATCGGCATGTCGGGTCTGCTGGTGAAGTCCACGCTTGTGATGAAGGACAACCTCGCCGAACTGAACCGCCTCGGTCTGGCGGAGAAGTACCCGGTACTGCTGGGTGGGGCGGCGCTAACCCGGGCCTTCGTGGAGCATGACCTCAACGACATGTTCGACGGGGAGGTTCGCTACGCGAAGGATGCCTTCGAGGGGCTTGCCCTGATGGACGCCGTGATGGCGGTGAAACAGGGAGTGCCGGGCGCGAAACTCCCGGAACCCAAGAAACGCCGCTACAAGAAGGCCGAGGTGGTGGAGCAGCAGGAGATCGACACCCGCCGCTCCGACGATGTGGAACGCCGCATCGACGTACCGACCCCACCGTTCTGGGGCACCCGGTTGGTCAAGGGACTGCCCGTCGCGGATGTGGCTCAGTGGCTCGATCACCGCGCCACCTTCCTGGGCAGGTGGGGACTCAAACCTGTCAAGGGCGGCCCAGGCTACGAGGAACTCGTGGCGACGGAGGGCTTGCCGCGTCTGCGGATGTGGCTGGACCGGATCACCACTGAGCAACTAGCGAACTTCTCCGTGGTCTATGGCTATTTCCCCGTCCACAGCGAGGGAAACACCCTCATCGTCGGTGACCCCGACGATCCGTCCCAGGAGCTGACCCGTCTCGACTTTCCCAGGCAGCGTCGCGACTCTCGGCTCTGCCTGGCCGATTTCTTCCGCGACGCGGATGAGGCCCGGGAGCTCGGTCCCGACGTGCTGGAGATGCAGCTCGTGACAATGGGAGCTGAGGTGGCCAGAGGCACCCAGCAGCTGTTCGAGTCTAATCGTTACCGTGAATACCTGGAGCTGCATGGTCTTTCCGTGCAGCTGACCGAGGCCCTCGCCGAGTTCTGGCACCACCGGGTGCGCGTGGAACTGGGTTTCGCCGCCGAGGAATCCACGGTAGACGCGGCCATTCGCGACCAGGCCTATCGCGGGTCGCGGTACTCGTTTGGCTATCCGGCATGCCCGAACATGGAGGATCGGAGAAAGCTCGTGACCCTGCTGAGACCCGAACGCATCGGGGTGGAGCTCTCCGAGGAGCTGCAGCTACATCCCGAACAGTCCACCGATGCGATGGTGGTGCACCATCCGCAGGCCAAGTACTTCAACGCCAACTGA
- the nudC gene encoding NAD(+) diphosphatase, producing the protein MNHWNAQAALDRLEKSRSHERALTELVRDPLSRCLRLGPGLEIPVANGELISEAFDGERRPDDLLLGRLDGHIWWARSDGKGGADLRSLDLPPGQTQLAMMATALYEWHRSNPVCARCGAATTPDRAGTARRCPQCGHELFPRTDPAVILAVTDPADRLLLTHARGWPGNRVSVQAGFIEAGESAEQACHREIREETGLTIRELRFVGTQPWPFPRSLMLGFETRTDGTEPCLDGEELAWGSFYTRKGLRRAVKEEELALPGSISLARQLIEFWLARGR; encoded by the coding sequence GTGAACCACTGGAACGCTCAAGCGGCCCTAGACCGGCTCGAGAAATCGCGCAGCCATGAACGAGCATTGACGGAACTGGTCCGTGACCCGTTGTCCCGGTGTCTCAGGCTTGGTCCCGGGCTGGAGATCCCCGTGGCAAACGGCGAGTTGATTTCCGAGGCCTTCGACGGTGAGCGAAGACCGGACGACCTGTTGCTGGGCAGGTTGGATGGCCACATCTGGTGGGCGCGCAGCGACGGCAAAGGCGGAGCCGATCTGCGATCCCTCGACCTTCCCCCAGGCCAGACACAACTGGCCATGATGGCAACGGCCCTCTACGAATGGCATCGCAGCAACCCCGTCTGTGCCCGATGCGGGGCGGCGACCACACCGGACCGGGCGGGAACTGCACGCCGCTGTCCGCAATGCGGCCACGAGCTCTTCCCACGTACCGACCCTGCGGTCATACTCGCCGTGACAGATCCTGCCGACCGCCTGTTGCTCACTCACGCCCGGGGATGGCCGGGTAACCGCGTCTCCGTACAGGCCGGATTCATCGAGGCAGGGGAATCGGCGGAACAGGCCTGCCACAGGGAGATACGAGAGGAAACTGGCCTGACCATCCGGGAACTCAGGTTCGTTGGAACCCAACCCTGGCCATTCCCACGTTCCCTGATGTTGGGTTTCGAGACGAGAACCGATGGCACGGAACCATGCCTCGATGGAGAAGAACTCGCTTGGGGTTCCTTCTACACCAGGAAAGGTCTGCGGAGGGCCGTGAAGGAAGAAGAACTCGCCCTTCCCGGCTCCATCTCTTTGGCGCGCCAGTTGATCGAGTTCTGGTTGGCGCGCGGCAGGTAG